In Caldicellulosiruptor obsidiansis OB47, a single window of DNA contains:
- a CDS encoding MarR family transcriptional regulator — MNISKEMISQIAENMLSLFPLITNKILKKDVFSERYGLLPRFIHVLHIIDVFGPINMSELAKRLNISAPNLTPIVDKLISEGYVERLKDDADRRVSIVQTTEKGKEFLNVHAQWVNQNLEINLSRLSEDEIEELWYLLKRLKKLVLKMIGCCEHKGGQ, encoded by the coding sequence ATGAATATTTCAAAAGAGATGATAAGCCAGATTGCTGAAAACATGTTGTCTCTTTTTCCGCTAATAACCAATAAGATTCTTAAAAAAGATGTGTTTTCTGAAAGATATGGACTTTTGCCGAGGTTTATACATGTGTTGCATATTATAGATGTGTTTGGTCCGATAAACATGTCTGAGCTTGCAAAACGACTAAACATTTCAGCTCCTAATTTAACGCCTATTGTGGATAAGCTTATCTCAGAAGGATATGTGGAAAGGCTCAAAGATGATGCTGACAGAAGAGTTTCAATAGTACAAACAACAGAAAAAGGAAAAGAGTTTTTAAATGTTCATGCCCAGTGGGTAAACCAGAACCTTGAGATTAATCTTTCAAGACTTTCTGAGGACGAGATTGAAGAGCTATGGTATCTGCTAAAAAGGCTCAAAAAACTTGTTTTAAAAATGATAGGATGCTGTGAACATAAAGGAGGTCAATAA
- a CDS encoding DUF554 domain-containing protein: MTGLGTIVNAVLVVVGSILGLTLKSGIPERFKTTIMQAISLSVIFIGISGVLQGMFKVLSNGKIDRQFIMLMIFSLVIGGVFGEILKIEDFLESFGERIKMSISRFIKSENSKFTEGFVTASLVFCVGAMAIVGSLEDGLEHNYSILFAKSILDGITSIIFSATLGIGVMFSSIAILLYQGSITLLAGFVKPFLTDTVVLQMSMVGSVLIFAIGLNMLGVSKIKVGNLLPAIFGPVVWYIINCLI, from the coding sequence ATGACGGGGCTTGGAACGATAGTAAATGCTGTTTTGGTGGTTGTAGGTTCTATTTTGGGACTTACTCTAAAATCCGGAATACCAGAAAGATTTAAAACAACAATCATGCAGGCAATATCTCTTTCTGTTATATTCATTGGAATCTCCGGAGTACTGCAGGGTATGTTCAAGGTACTTTCAAACGGAAAAATAGACAGGCAGTTTATAATGCTCATGATTTTCTCTCTTGTGATCGGTGGAGTTTTTGGTGAGATATTAAAAATAGAGGATTTTTTAGAGTCATTTGGCGAAAGAATTAAAATGTCCATATCAAGATTTATAAAGTCAGAAAATTCTAAATTTACAGAAGGTTTTGTTACAGCAAGCCTTGTTTTTTGTGTTGGTGCTATGGCTATTGTAGGAAGCCTTGAAGATGGACTTGAGCATAATTATAGCATTCTTTTTGCAAAATCCATTTTAGATGGTATAACTTCAATAATATTTTCTGCAACACTTGGGATTGGCGTTATGTTTTCAAGCATAGCAATCCTTTTATATCAGGGAAGCATAACTCTTCTGGCAGGTTTTGTTAAACCATTTTTGACAGATACAGTTGTTCTTCAAATGTCAATGGTAGGTTCTGTTTTGATATTTGCAATTGGTCTTAACATGCTTGGAGTATCTAAAATCAAGGTTGGCAACCTTCTCCCTGCTATATTCGGACCTGTTGTGTGGTATATAATAAATTGTTTGATATAG
- a CDS encoding ABC transporter ATP-binding protein codes for MHALEVRNLVKRYSNVLALDNLSLSIKEGEVFGLLGPNGAGKTTFINCILGLTSFDRGEIYIFEKPLNKALKELKWQIGIVPQEIALYSNLTVYENLSFFGSLYNLSGRVLKERIEFALEFVQMQDSMKKQVKNLSGGMKRRVNIAAALLNNPKLLIMDEPTVGIDIFSRKLILESVEKLSGSGITIIYTTHYIEEVDRICTSVAFINKGTIIEYGPKEFLIRKLSNNNIIRIKLGRFKDEAISKIKKINGIEKTSFSENELIITANKSSNLIKDIIEVLSQEQCEIISISYEKPTMEKLYFAVMGYTIDEKGEVVHEISS; via the coding sequence ATGCATGCACTTGAAGTCAGAAATCTTGTGAAAAGATATTCAAATGTTCTTGCTCTTGATAACCTTTCACTTTCGATAAAAGAAGGAGAGGTTTTTGGACTTTTAGGTCCAAACGGTGCAGGAAAAACAACTTTTATAAACTGCATATTAGGGCTTACATCATTTGACAGAGGCGAAATATATATCTTCGAAAAACCTTTAAATAAAGCTTTGAAAGAACTAAAATGGCAAATTGGAATTGTTCCTCAAGAAATAGCACTTTACAGCAACCTTACCGTCTATGAAAATCTCAGTTTTTTTGGCTCTCTTTACAACTTATCAGGTAGAGTTTTAAAAGAAAGAATAGAATTTGCACTTGAGTTTGTTCAGATGCAGGACAGTATGAAAAAACAGGTAAAAAATTTATCCGGCGGTATGAAAAGAAGGGTAAACATTGCCGCAGCTCTTTTGAATAATCCAAAACTCCTGATAATGGATGAACCAACTGTCGGAATTGATATATTCTCAAGAAAACTGATTTTAGAATCTGTTGAAAAGCTTTCTGGAAGTGGTATTACAATTATTTATACAACTCACTACATAGAAGAAGTTGACAGAATATGCACATCTGTTGCCTTTATAAACAAAGGAACTATAATAGAATACGGTCCAAAAGAGTTTCTTATCAGAAAACTATCAAACAACAATATAATAAGAATCAAACTTGGCAGATTCAAAGATGAGGCTATTTCAAAAATTAAGAAAATAAATGGAATAGAAAAAACATCTTTTTCTGAAAACGAACTTATAATCACTGCAAACAAGTCCAGCAATTTAATAAAAGATATCATCGAAGTTCTCTCTCAAGAACAATGTGAAATAATTTCAATATCATATGAAAAGCCAACTATGGAAAAATTGTATTTTGCAGTAATGGGTTATACCATAGACGAAAAAGGAGAGGTTGTTCATGAAATCAGCAGTTAA
- a CDS encoding ABC transporter permease: MKSAVKAFFFTLKENIMSIPLLSIMLIFPIIIIFILGNALSGYFKQTDIPKTNIILVFEDNLKPYIYDILLKNDKTFSKLFYAEVVSSKSDAIKRFSNSNKYAAVVLFKECQENNPKSYSPFGFDIQITAKEGFPEAGFVKVYFSIFSNYYKFAKSIYTPQDIPENVEFESAFSGRFPRAIDYYAVTMVVMMALYGAFAGVAVIEEERRQNTLIRLFASPERPQIIFVSKALAQTVFLYAQLCIIIIFSKLVYHANWGKNLSFVFLLILIYSVFCILLGILIALVARSYVVSNVLISSFSVIATFLVGGYTRVDITNRFLVFIRDILPNNVVQSTLFSIIYNSSEITVLKNAFVYFGVLCAAAAIICIFLMRMVKPWQFSK, encoded by the coding sequence ATGAAATCAGCAGTTAAAGCATTTTTCTTTACTTTAAAAGAAAATATTATGAGTATTCCGCTTCTTTCAATAATGCTTATCTTCCCAATTATTATCATTTTTATACTTGGAAATGCTCTGTCTGGATACTTCAAACAAACTGACATTCCAAAGACTAATATTATTCTTGTTTTTGAAGATAATCTTAAACCATATATTTATGATATTCTCTTGAAAAACGACAAAACCTTTTCAAAGCTGTTTTATGCAGAAGTTGTTTCTTCAAAGTCAGATGCTATAAAAAGGTTTTCAAATTCAAACAAATATGCAGCTGTTGTTTTGTTCAAAGAATGCCAAGAAAACAATCCAAAAAGCTACAGCCCTTTTGGTTTTGATATACAAATCACAGCAAAAGAAGGCTTTCCTGAAGCCGGTTTTGTAAAAGTTTATTTTTCTATATTTTCAAACTACTATAAATTTGCAAAAAGCATTTACACCCCTCAAGATATCCCAGAAAATGTAGAATTCGAATCTGCGTTTTCCGGACGCTTCCCAAGAGCTATTGACTACTATGCCGTTACAATGGTTGTTATGATGGCTCTTTACGGCGCTTTTGCTGGAGTTGCTGTAATAGAAGAAGAAAGAAGACAGAACACCTTAATAAGACTTTTTGCATCACCTGAAAGACCACAGATAATATTTGTATCAAAAGCATTAGCGCAGACGGTGTTTTTGTATGCACAGCTTTGCATAATCATAATCTTTTCAAAGCTGGTATACCACGCTAACTGGGGCAAAAATCTTTCTTTTGTATTCCTTTTAATTCTAATCTATAGTGTATTTTGCATTCTTCTTGGAATTTTGATTGCACTTGTTGCCAGAAGTTATGTTGTTTCAAATGTTTTGATAAGTTCATTTTCTGTTATAGCTACATTTCTGGTTGGTGGATATACACGAGTTGATATAACAAACAGATTTCTTGTTTTTATAAGAGACATTCTGCCAAACAACGTTGTGCAATCAACATTGTTTAGCATAATATATAATTCATCTGAAATAACCGTTTTGAAAAACGCATTTGTGTACTTCGGGGTGCTTTGCGCAGCAGCTGCAATAATATGTATATTTCTGATGAGGATGGTGAAACCATGGCAGTTTTCAAAATAA
- a CDS encoding ABC transporter permease, whose translation MAVFKINIKRLLKDKLNLFFMIILPAIAISFSTFFSTSVEAPYTIGIITDTEKSPEVKLIEKELKKCFNIKPFDRSKSIVNQMVQSGIDCVIDLTNKNVEDILNQKRKSIKMYTFGKSETHMIVKEYLNSTIRIIISQKRLVHDYLKVSENILSYAPAVKTNIIHQNSKQLPITFASGFFVMSLFWLALNASNIILKDYHERVILRILCAPISKQSYILQSILSIFSVTLIQIIFFVVMCTFGLKLSFGQNIAAVILVLSACSFMFVAFGVMLISIVNDMRKLSTINSMVVTIMCMLGGCYWPLNIMPNFLQKIALIFPTTYAAVLTKNVLLSKPLGSMFLDIIIVISFCILFILVGIKQLSKNLIAKV comes from the coding sequence ATGGCAGTTTTCAAAATAAACATAAAGCGGCTTTTGAAAGATAAACTTAACCTGTTTTTTATGATAATACTTCCTGCAATTGCAATCTCATTTTCTACATTTTTTTCAACAAGTGTTGAAGCACCGTACACCATTGGAATTATCACAGATACCGAAAAAAGTCCTGAGGTAAAACTTATTGAAAAAGAGCTCAAAAAATGTTTTAACATAAAACCTTTTGACAGATCAAAATCTATTGTGAACCAGATGGTGCAAAGTGGAATTGATTGTGTGATTGATTTGACAAATAAAAATGTTGAAGATATATTAAACCAGAAGAGAAAAAGTATAAAGATGTATACATTTGGAAAATCTGAAACTCATATGATTGTAAAAGAATATTTAAACAGTACAATACGAATAATCATCTCACAAAAAAGACTTGTTCACGATTACTTAAAAGTGTCAGAAAATATATTGTCATACGCACCAGCTGTGAAAACCAATATTATCCATCAGAATTCAAAACAGCTGCCGATTACTTTTGCCTCTGGATTCTTTGTAATGTCTCTTTTCTGGCTTGCTCTGAATGCTTCAAACATAATTCTCAAAGATTATCATGAAAGAGTTATACTTCGAATTCTTTGCGCTCCAATATCAAAACAAAGTTACATCCTCCAGTCAATTTTGAGTATATTCTCTGTAACGTTAATTCAGATAATTTTCTTTGTTGTAATGTGTACCTTTGGGTTAAAACTTTCTTTTGGTCAAAATATAGCAGCTGTTATTCTGGTTCTATCTGCCTGTAGCTTTATGTTTGTAGCATTTGGTGTTATGTTAATAAGCATAGTAAATGATATGCGAAAACTTTCTACTATAAACTCAATGGTTGTAACAATAATGTGCATGCTTGGCGGCTGTTACTGGCCTTTGAATATAATGCCAAACTTTTTGCAAAAGATTGCTCTCATTTTCCCCACAACATATGCAGCAGTTCTGACTAAAAATGTGCTTCTTTCAAAACCACTTGGAAGTATGTTTTTAGATATAATCATAGTAATATCATTCTGCATACTTTTTATTCTGGTGGGAATAAAACAGCTTTCTAAAAATCTAATTGCAAAGGTGTAA
- a CDS encoding sensor histidine kinase → MLSLIIASYILLSLYSASRLSKISIFFLITFLSFDFLKTEYLKSRTLILTASFLQLLIIATSVNMCGWEFSFLIPCSVAIFLSNKEKPLFVATFAVLLVPAFFIPPVIIKDYLLISALVVYTEHLHTTFEISRQKYLENIDKLRLLNTQLNRLKSELLESQQYIKQLAEKTQQMKMASSLHDSVGHSLAALNIQLNALKTLLDKKGVLEDDKINQILSSCLMHTQLSYQNLRNFVYSNKASFLSKANYLNNIIENFNFCNVKLVTEGNIEDIPSHVFENLMAILKETLVNVSKHSDATSVKVWLISNPEYVRLQIHDNGTKRGEIREGIGLLSIKSRSKSMGATVNIDNHSGFSIVVFVPLKYQGGKT, encoded by the coding sequence ATGCTATCGCTAATTATAGCTTCATACATACTCCTTAGTTTATATTCAGCTTCCAGATTATCAAAGATTTCTATATTTTTTCTGATAACATTTTTATCATTTGATTTTTTAAAAACTGAATATCTTAAATCCAGAACTTTAATCTTAACCGCATCTTTTCTTCAGCTTTTGATAATTGCAACTTCAGTTAACATGTGCGGATGGGAATTTTCTTTTCTTATACCATGCTCTGTAGCCATTTTTTTAAGCAACAAAGAAAAACCTTTGTTTGTTGCAACATTTGCAGTTTTGCTTGTGCCAGCATTTTTTATACCTCCAGTTATTATAAAAGACTACTTATTGATATCCGCGCTTGTTGTGTACACAGAACATCTACACACAACTTTTGAAATTAGCAGACAAAAATATCTGGAGAATATTGACAAGCTAAGGCTTTTAAATACACAGCTAAATAGATTGAAATCAGAACTTCTTGAATCCCAGCAGTATATAAAACAGCTTGCTGAAAAAACTCAGCAGATGAAGATGGCATCATCTTTACACGACTCTGTAGGTCACAGCTTAGCTGCGCTCAATATTCAGCTGAACGCTTTGAAAACTCTTTTAGACAAAAAAGGAGTACTTGAAGATGACAAGATAAATCAGATTCTGTCATCCTGTTTGATGCATACTCAACTTTCGTATCAAAATCTTCGAAATTTTGTATATTCAAATAAAGCTTCTTTTTTATCAAAAGCAAATTATCTGAACAATATAATAGAAAATTTTAACTTTTGCAATGTAAAACTTGTAACTGAGGGCAATATAGAAGATATACCTTCTCATGTATTCGAAAACCTTATGGCAATATTGAAAGAAACTCTTGTAAACGTTTCAAAACACTCAGATGCAACCTCAGTTAAGGTTTGGCTCATTTCAAACCCTGAGTATGTTAGACTCCAAATACATGACAATGGTACCAAAAGAGGCGAAATCAGAGAAGGTATCGGACTTTTGAGCATAAAATCAAGGTCAAAATCAATGGGAGCAACAGTAAACATAGACAATCATTCTGGTTTTTCTATAGTTGTTTTCGTTCCATTAAAATATCAAGGGGGAAAGACTTGA
- a CDS encoding response regulator transcription factor, giving the protein MEKTRILIVDDNKDVLYGLKIILELENFEITGLCTNAKEAIEFLEKRNADVVLMDIRMPVMDGIEGTFNIKVRFPNVRVIILTTFCEEDYIKKSLSFGADGYILKSSDAQHIIDTIYAVLDGKVVIDKEIALFVANIFKKDLQNVNTTENKLKNLSERELEIARLIAQGYSNKDISKMLFISEGTVRNYISTILEKLELKNRTQIAIYYLSNSLPF; this is encoded by the coding sequence GTGGAAAAAACAAGAATACTTATTGTTGATGACAATAAAGATGTTTTATATGGGCTAAAAATCATACTTGAACTTGAAAACTTTGAGATTACAGGGCTTTGTACAAATGCAAAAGAGGCAATAGAGTTTCTTGAAAAAAGAAATGCAGATGTTGTTCTTATGGACATCAGAATGCCTGTGATGGATGGAATTGAAGGCACCTTTAATATAAAAGTTAGATTTCCAAATGTCAGGGTTATTATACTTACAACCTTTTGCGAAGAAGATTATATAAAAAAGAGCCTGAGCTTTGGAGCAGATGGTTATATTCTCAAAAGCTCAGATGCTCAGCATATTATAGACACAATATATGCTGTTTTAGACGGCAAAGTTGTAATAGATAAGGAAATAGCTTTATTTGTTGCAAACATTTTTAAAAAAGACTTGCAAAATGTTAATACAACTGAAAATAAGTTAAAAAATCTTTCTGAAAGAGAACTTGAAATTGCAAGGTTAATTGCACAGGGATATTCAAATAAAGATATTTCAAAAATGCTTTTCATCTCAGAAGGAACTGTTCGCAATTATATCTCTACTATTCTTGAAAAGTTAGAACTTAAAAACAGAACTCAAATTGCTATATACTATCTGAGTAATTCCTTGCCCTTTTAA
- a CDS encoding FtsX-like permease family protein has translation MLNANDNLFNRIAAPIERISSFSRVTIIGILIAGAIIIMLLMSIVIRERKLEIGILRSLGLKKGKLAAQFAMEALIIALVATFQFIAS, from the coding sequence ATGCTGAATGCAAATGACAATCTGTTCAACAGAATAGCTGCACCAATTGAAAGAATTTCCTCTTTTTCAAGGGTTACAATTATTGGAATATTGATAGCAGGTGCTATTATCATAATGCTTCTTATGAGTATTGTGATAAGAGAAAGAAAGCTTGAGATAGGTATATTGCGGTCATTAGGACTCAAAAAGGGGAAGCTGGCAGCACAGTTTGCAATGGAAGCTCTTATTATAGCACTTGTTGCCACATTTCAATTTATAGCAAGCTAA
- the tnpA gene encoding IS200/IS605 family transposase, producing the protein MKFDSNKHSVFLLYYHLILVTKYRRDVIDEKISKRLKEIFEYIQPNYNITLIEWNHDKDHIHVLFKATPTTPLSKFINAYKSASSRLVKKEFPEIKQKLWKEYFWSRSYCLLTSGGAPVEVIRRYIESQGEERKC; encoded by the coding sequence ATGAAATTTGACTCAAATAAACATTCAGTATTTCTTCTCTACTACCATTTGATTTTAGTGACAAAATACAGAAGAGATGTGATAGATGAGAAAATTTCAAAAAGACTAAAAGAAATTTTTGAGTACATTCAACCCAATTACAACATAACCCTGATTGAGTGGAATCATGATAAAGACCACATTCATGTTTTGTTCAAGGCGACTCCTACAACACCACTTTCCAAGTTTATAAATGCTTATAAAAGTGCCTCTTCAAGACTCGTAAAAAAAGAATTTCCTGAAATTAAGCAAAAACTATGGAAGGAATATTTTTGGTCAAGAAGTTATTGTTTACTGACAAGTGGTGGTGCCCCAGTTGAAGTAATTAGAAGATATATCGAAAGTCAGGGTGAGGAAAGAAAATGCTGA
- a CDS encoding RNA-guided endonuclease TnpB family protein has protein sequence MLKAYKYRIYPNKVRKEFFEKTFGCCRFVWNKMLEEKLETLRQGRKIPRITPARYKKEYPFLREADSLALANVQLEQEKAFRNHFKNPKHFRMPKFKKKKDKQSYTTNNQRLKNGNETIRVDFEKGFIYLPKIKSGIKTVFHRKFEGEIKSATVVKTKADKYYVSVLVDEQDPRNEVKEPKNFIGGIDLGLKSFATIANDTGTLKVEYPKYLIKAEKRLKRLQRQLSRKEEGSKNWEKARKRLAKEHEYVKNAREDFLHKLSKTIIDENQVVVVESLNVKGLSKTRLSKHILDSSWSKFLEYLRYKADWYGRRVIEVDKTFPSSRMCSICGYINKELKLKDRVWECPECRTIHDRDENAARNLRNYGIVYISG, from the coding sequence ATGCTGAAAGCATATAAGTATCGAATATATCCTAATAAAGTTCGGAAAGAATTTTTTGAAAAAACTTTTGGTTGTTGTAGATTTGTATGGAACAAGATGTTAGAAGAAAAGCTTGAAACCTTAAGACAGGGTAGAAAGATTCCAAGGATAACTCCAGCAAGATATAAAAAGGAATACCCTTTCCTGAGAGAAGCAGACAGTCTTGCACTTGCGAATGTTCAACTTGAGCAGGAAAAGGCGTTCAGAAACCATTTCAAAAACCCGAAACATTTTAGAATGCCAAAGTTCAAGAAAAAGAAAGATAAGCAGTCATACACAACAAACAACCAGCGACTCAAAAATGGCAATGAAACAATTAGAGTAGATTTTGAAAAAGGTTTTATTTACCTGCCAAAGATAAAAAGTGGAATAAAAACAGTATTTCACAGAAAGTTTGAAGGGGAAATAAAATCTGCAACAGTTGTAAAAACGAAAGCAGACAAATACTATGTAAGTGTACTTGTAGATGAACAAGATCCAAGAAATGAGGTAAAAGAGCCAAAGAATTTTATTGGCGGGATAGATTTAGGTTTGAAAAGTTTTGCAACAATTGCAAATGACACAGGAACTTTGAAGGTTGAATATCCGAAATATCTTATCAAAGCTGAAAAAAGACTAAAAAGACTACAAAGGCAACTGTCAAGGAAGGAGGAAGGCTCTAAAAACTGGGAGAAAGCAAGAAAAAGGCTTGCAAAAGAGCATGAGTATGTAAAAAATGCAAGGGAAGATTTTTTGCACAAACTTTCCAAGACCATCATAGACGAGAACCAAGTCGTGGTGGTCGAAAGTTTGAACGTAAAAGGACTATCAAAAACAAGATTATCCAAACACATTCTTGATAGTTCATGGTCAAAGTTTTTAGAATATCTTAGATACAAGGCAGATTGGTATGGCAGGAGAGTAATAGAGGTAGATAAGACATTCCCATCTTCGAGAATGTGTAGTATATGTGGATATATCAACAAGGAGTTAAAACTGAAGGATAGGGTATGGGAATGTCCTGAATGTAGAACGATTCATGATAGGGACGAAAATGCAGCGAGAAACTTGAGAAACTATGGAATTGTTTATATAAGCGGTTAG
- a CDS encoding ArsR/SmtB family transcription factor produces the protein MFKEESIAKIFKALGHPLRIKIVKYLLDGEKCVCELNQLVEYSQPNLSQHLKILKDAGIVEANKVGLNIYYRIKNELVKSLIESAQELAAANLKAFVEE, from the coding sequence ATGTTCAAGGAAGAGAGCATTGCTAAGATATTCAAAGCTCTTGGACATCCTTTGCGCATAAAGATTGTGAAATATCTTTTAGATGGCGAAAAGTGCGTATGTGAGCTGAACCAACTTGTTGAGTACTCTCAACCAAACTTGTCTCAGCATTTGAAAATTCTGAAAGATGCTGGAATTGTAGAAGCTAATAAAGTGGGTCTCAACATTTACTACAGAATTAAAAATGAACTTGTGAAGTCCTTAATAGAAAGTGCTCAAGAACTTGCTGCCGCTAATTTAAAAGCTTTTGTTGAAGAATAA
- a CDS encoding permease, protein MFLPVQKFADFLTYSVFKIQPGSKLASAVNFFIFDTIKIFILLFIIVFIITFIRTFFSPEKTRDILSHKKQHVYIAHILAALLGIVTPFCSCSAVPLFIGFVEAGIPLGVTFSYLIAAPMVNEVALGLLYANFGLSVATIYVLSGEIIAIVSGILIGKLNLERYVEDYVFKIKVGDVQYQEEKKTLNKRLSETLEFTLQLIRKVWIFVVVGIGIGAFLHGYIPTGALAKIAGRNNPFAVIFATALGIPLYSNAAGIIPLVSEFRRLGVSMGTSLSFMMSVTALSLPEMILLRRVLKPQLLAIFVGIVGCGIIITGYLFNLILG, encoded by the coding sequence TTGTTTTTACCTGTGCAAAAGTTTGCTGATTTTTTAACATACTCAGTCTTTAAAATCCAGCCGGGTTCAAAACTTGCAAGTGCAGTTAACTTTTTTATCTTTGATACAATAAAGATCTTTATACTGCTTTTTATAATAGTCTTCATAATAACTTTTATAAGAACCTTTTTTTCTCCTGAAAAAACAAGAGACATTTTATCGCACAAAAAACAGCATGTTTACATTGCTCACATTTTAGCTGCACTTTTAGGAATTGTAACTCCGTTTTGTTCATGCTCAGCAGTGCCTCTTTTTATCGGATTTGTCGAAGCAGGAATACCACTTGGGGTAACATTTTCGTATCTGATTGCTGCTCCAATGGTAAATGAGGTTGCGCTTGGTCTTCTGTATGCAAACTTCGGACTTAGTGTGGCTACAATTTACGTTCTTTCCGGAGAAATAATTGCTATTGTATCTGGTATTCTCATCGGAAAGTTAAACCTTGAAAGATACGTTGAAGATTATGTGTTTAAAATAAAAGTTGGCGATGTTCAATACCAGGAAGAAAAGAAAACTCTCAACAAAAGGCTGTCAGAAACCCTTGAGTTTACCCTTCAGCTTATAAGAAAGGTATGGATATTTGTTGTTGTGGGAATTGGAATAGGTGCTTTCTTGCATGGCTACATCCCAACAGGAGCACTTGCAAAGATTGCCGGCAGAAACAATCCATTTGCTGTAATTTTCGCAACAGCACTTGGAATTCCTCTTTACTCCAATGCAGCGGGAATAATCCCTCTTGTTAGCGAGTTCAGACGACTTGGAGTTTCAATGGGAACATCGCTTTCTTTCATGATGAGTGTAACAGCACTGTCGCTACCTGAAATGATACTTTTAAGAAGAGTTTTGAAACCCCAGCTTTTAGCAATCTTTGTGGGAATTGTTGGCTGTGGTATAATTATAACAGGTTATCTTTTCAACTTGATTCTTGGATAA
- a CDS encoding thioredoxin family protein: protein MVIKILGGGCANCKKLMENAKKAVEELGIQASFEEVKDIQKIMSYGVMRTPALVVDEKLIFSGRVAGVEEIKEVLKKEAGK from the coding sequence ATGGTAATTAAAATTCTTGGCGGTGGTTGCGCAAACTGCAAAAAGCTAATGGAAAATGCTAAAAAGGCAGTTGAAGAGCTTGGAATTCAGGCTTCATTTGAAGAGGTAAAAGATATCCAAAAAATAATGTCCTACGGTGTTATGAGAACACCTGCGCTTGTTGTAGATGAAAAGCTCATATTCTCTGGCAGAGTTGCAGGTGTTGAGGAGATAAAAGAGGTTTTGAAAAAAGAGGCAGGAAAGTAA
- a CDS encoding AraC family transcriptional regulator has translation MPEKEPLYIEEIFDYVSQRPQKFALNFWEDPRYFKLHRHNFVEFMYVVKGEGTEHINSISYNLKPGTFSIVMPYQIHRIDYSEQNPLSIYVVAISFEELLAPSSIFYRIGELLLSYDENVLPYYYFEGKEKELMDRLFKEAWTYFNQEDVWAEIILKAKILEIVAYFDRCRNLASAENSQRPAPSVVQNRTQKDSIPVPSDYWQLVYYVHKNYNQNIDLKVLSKEFHLSPSYISQLFKKLVGSNFHNFLNEVRLQHACSLLLSTDKPVTDIALEVGFDSYSTFARVFHKHKGMSAQEFRKRGGAG, from the coding sequence ATGCCTGAAAAAGAGCCTCTTTACATAGAAGAGATTTTTGATTATGTTAGCCAGCGACCACAGAAGTTTGCCTTGAATTTCTGGGAAGACCCAAGGTATTTTAAACTTCACAGGCACAACTTTGTTGAGTTTATGTATGTTGTCAAAGGCGAGGGGACAGAACATATAAATTCAATCAGCTACAACTTAAAACCCGGCACATTTTCAATTGTCATGCCGTACCAGATTCACAGAATAGATTATTCAGAGCAAAACCCTCTTTCAATCTATGTTGTTGCCATTTCGTTTGAGGAGCTTTTAGCACCATCAAGCATTTTTTACAGAATAGGAGAACTGCTTTTAAGCTATGACGAAAATGTCCTTCCCTATTACTACTTTGAAGGCAAGGAAAAAGAGTTGATGGACAGGCTTTTCAAAGAAGCATGGACGTATTTTAACCAGGAAGATGTGTGGGCAGAGATAATACTCAAAGCCAAGATTTTGGAGATAGTTGCATATTTTGATAGGTGCAGGAATTTGGCAAGTGCTGAAAACTCTCAAAGACCTGCTCCTTCTGTTGTCCAAAACAGAACTCAGAAAGACAGTATTCCTGTTCCGAGCGACTACTGGCAGCTTGTGTACTATGTACATAAGAATTATAACCAGAACATAGACCTCAAGGTTTTATCAAAAGAGTTTCACTTAAGTCCCTCTTACATAAGCCAGCTTTTTAAAAAGCTTGTTGGGAGCAACTTTCACAACTTTTTGAACGAAGTGAGGCTTCAGCACGCATGCAGCCTGCTTCTTTCAACCGACAAGCCTGTAACAGACATCGCGCTTGAGGTTGGCTTTGATTCATATTCCACCTTTGCCAGGGTTTTTCACAAGCACAAAGGTATGAGCGCCCAGGAGTTCAGGAAAAGAGGGGGAGCTGGGTAG